The following coding sequences lie in one Aspergillus puulaauensis MK2 DNA, chromosome 3, nearly complete sequence genomic window:
- a CDS encoding FAD-binding oxidoreductase (CAZy:AA7;~COG:C;~EggNog:ENOG410PVKJ;~InterPro:IPR006094,IPR036318,IPR016169,IPR016164, IPR016166,IPR016167,IPR012951;~PFAM:PF08031,PF01565;~go_function: GO:0003824 - catalytic activity [Evidence IEA];~go_function: GO:0016491 - oxidoreductase activity [Evidence IEA];~go_function: GO:0050660 - flavin adenine dinucleotide binding [Evidence IEA];~go_function: GO:0071949 - FAD binding [Evidence IEA];~go_process: GO:0055114 - oxidation-reduction process [Evidence IEA]) — translation MPFLPFSNILNLRKELDDTHAEILTWGCDGYVESVKQWSETCDTDVGALVRVTSASEAATVVRFAAHHRIPFTVKGGGYSTSGASTSHGGIVLDLSRLRRIHVDPHARVVTAQGGALWEDIDVAAAQYGLAVVGSTLSHIGAAGATLGGGYGWLTGQYGLAIDNLLWVRVILADGTLVTASEEEYSDLFWAIRGAGQSFGVAVELGFRAHRQDHPVFAGTLLFEADKLSAIVEFANKFETMTDGNQGFWFGFRMQNQVAQCSILALVFYNGSEEAAKEFFAPLLSLESVMDGTQMLPYDSLNGILATAETQPCPKSPTGVDVPYPADKAVSPRRSLRGSNITLPLGVDFVLEIYNEFNRLLRDYPQARDSRLLFELIPNKQIRSVPNQATAFASRGPYYNVSTLFEWNDAGLDDRIKSLQEDLMSRIGDEGGISRRPDYNVSEHGTGLYANYAGHKAPLEAIFGDNLPRLRELKKKYDPHNTFRKWHNMTLK, via the exons atgcCCTTCCTACCCTTCTCTaacatcctcaaccttcGGAAGGAACTCGACGACACCCACGCCGAGATCCTAACATGGGGATGCGATGGCTACGTCGAGAGCGTGAAGCAATGGAGCGAAACATGCGATACAGACGTC GGCGCGCTGGTCCGGGTGACATCAGCCTCAGAGGCAGCAACAGTAGTCCGATTCGCAGCACACCATAGGATCCCATTTACTGTGAAGGGCGGAGGCTACTCAACCAGCGGTGCTTCAACCTCGCACGGCGGTATTGTGCTTGATCTATCCCGCCTGCGCAGGATCCATGTAGATCCGCACGCGCGCGTTGTCACGGCCCAGGGCGGGGCGTTGTGGGAGGATATTGATGTTGCGGCTGCGCAGTATGGActggctgttgttgggagtACGCTCAGCCATATTGGAGCTGCTGGGGCGACACTGGGAGGGGGCTATGGGTGGTTGACTGGCCAGTATGGGCTGGCGATTGACAACCTTCTCTGGGTGCGGGTGATCCTAGCTGATGGAACTTTGGTGACAGCgtctgaagaagagtatTCGGACTTATTCTGGGCCATTCGAGGGGCGGGACAGAGCTTTGGGGTTGCTGTTGAGTTGGGCTTCCGAGCGCATAGACAGGATCATCCTGTGTTTGCTGGGACGCTGCTCTTCGAGGCGGACAAGTTGTCTGCGATTGTCGAGTTTGCGAACAAGTTCGAGACCATGACCGATGGGAATCAGGGATTCTGGTTTGGATTCAGGATGCAAAATCAGGTGGCGCAGTGCTCTATCTTGGCGCTTGTGTTCTATAACGGATCTGAAGAAGCGGCAAAGGAATTCTTTGCGCCATTGTTGTCACTGGAGTCGGTGATGGATGGGACGCAAATGCTTCCATACGATAGCCTCAATGGTATACTGGCCACGGCGGAGACACAGCCTTGCCCTAAGAGTCCGACTGGGGTCGACGTGCCCTATCCAGCAGATAAAGCTGTGAGCCCTCGGAGGAGTCTGCGGGGGTCAAATATCACTCTCCCTCTAGGAGTGGATTTTGTCTTGGAGATATACAACGAGTTCAACCGCCTGCTGAGGGACTATCCACAGGCAAGGGACAGCAGATTACTCTTCGAGCTCATACCAAACAAACAGATCCGGTCAGTCCCTAACCAGGCCACCGCATTTGCGAGCCGCGGGCCTTACTACAACGTCAGCACACTCTTTGAATGGAACGATGCAGGCCTGGATGACAGAATAAAGTCTCTACAGGAGGATTTGATGAGTCGGATTGGGGATGAGGGAGGCATCTCAAGGAGACCCGACTACAATGTGTCGGAACATGGAACAGGGCTATATGCGAACTATGCCG GCCATAAAGCACCCCTCGAGGCCATATTTGGGGATAacctccctcgtctccgtgaactgaagaagaaatacgACCCGCATAATACATTCAGGAAGTGGCACAACATGACTCTCAAATAG
- a CDS encoding Zn(II)2Cys6 transcription factor domain-containing protein (COG:S;~EggNog:ENOG410PX2F;~InterPro:IPR036864,IPR001138;~PFAM:PF00172;~go_function: GO:0000981 - DNA-binding transcription factor activity, RNA polymerase II-specific [Evidence IEA];~go_function: GO:0008270 - zinc ion binding [Evidence IEA];~go_process: GO:0006355 - regulation of transcription, DNA-templated [Evidence IEA]): MSQRANTRSRAGCLTCRQRHVRCDEQRPSCLACLAGSRSCNYAAPVIPLRDRRMLQRNALPPGQHAPWALAKADGMTGRNPAPGSAMDPFDTLPIKMPFKSQELYHYFYHTGMAFAVAPADPKDDCIALATHDEHALRSTLLLAGIHYCWNTGNLQDYESAFLFHKVESMRIVNSWLGAGGSKTFLACVRQILTISLSEACLGNLAAAETHLNGVMALFDSHGQAAGACDNVDDIDGELASRYLLLTSGFVLALKSRLEGFTRFRTAQGIDPNDDGSSTEALHLIKLWHKIEHSGLETRLKAIRLFPYFFSPPPIHGSRPKSVDVVPIMACLKGMTEAADLVCLNPTVENINRVWNDGGPTKLLLVLVTSHISSFSNSDENQSSPTGGKTAQPLLQSSWSGISATVVLYMHSVLNIINAGEPLEYRLLCRILLILKRDIEQTRADLGGSHGSMRQSLWFWKVFLGALALSKHMSIDTRTSTPEKWPCEAELEELYEWFRDCVRAWSAVTGTTDWKVVQSRLAMFAWPAALSRDGKEFGANIWAQMKKTYG, from the exons ATGTCACAGAGAGCCAATACTCGGAGCAGAGCCGGATGTCTGACATGCAGGCAACGCCACGTCCGATGCGACGAGCAACGTCCATCTTG CCTAGCCTGCCTTGCCGGTAGCCGATCATGCAACTATGCAGCCCCCGTGATCCCACTTCGGGATCGAAGGATGCTGCAAAGGAATGCACTCCCACCCGGTCAGCATGCTCCATGGGCATTGGCAAAGGCGGATGGTATGACAGGTCGAAATCCGGCACCAGGCTCGGCCATGGACCCGTTTGATACACTTCCTATCAAAATGCCGTTCAAATCACAAGAATTATATCACTACT TCTATCACACCGGCATGGCCTTTGCAGTGGCTCCGGCAGATCCAAAAGATGACTG TATTGCTCTGGCAACGCACGATGAACATGCGCTTCGAAGCACGCTTCTGCTTGCTGGCATACACTATTGCTGGAACACTGGCAACTTGCAGGATTATGAGTCtgcctttcttttccacaAGGTTGAGAGCATGCGCATTGTCAATTCCTGGCTTGGGGCTGGAGGCTCCAAAACATTTCTCGCCTGTGTGAGACAGATCTTGACGATCTCGCTATCTGAG GCGTGCCTTGGTAATCTGGCCGCTGCAGAGACTCACCTCAATGGTGTTATGGCCCTTTTCGACTCTCATGGACAGGCAGCCGGTGCCTGTGATAACGTTGATGATATAGATGGCGAGCTCGCTAGTCGCTATCTTCTCCT AACATCTGGCTTTGTACTTGCCTTGAAAAGCCGTCTTGAAGGTTTTACGCGCTTTCGCACGGCCCAAGGCATCGACCCCAATGACGACGGTTCATCAACTGAGGCCCTGCATCTAATAAAATTGTGGCACAAAATAGAGCATAGTGGCCTCGAAACCAGATTGAAGGCCATACGTCTATTCCCGTATTTCTTCAGCCCGCCCCCGATCCATGGCAGCCGGCCTAAATCAGTAGATGTTGTGCCTATCATGGCCTGTCTCAAAGGAATGACAGAGGCGGCAGATCTGGTTTGCCTCAACCCCACAGTTGAGAATATTAACCGAGTCTGGAACGATGGCGGCCCTACAAAGCTGCTCCTGGTTCTCGTTACTTCTCACATATCATCTTTTTCCAATAGTGATGAGAACCAAAGTTCTCCAACCGGAGGAAAGACGGCGCAACCACTCCTTCAATCCTCGTGGAGCGGCATCTCTGCAACGGTGGTATTATATATGCACAGCGtgctcaacatcatcaacgcAGGCGAGCCACTCGAGTACCGGCTCCTGTGCCGCATCCTTCTGATATTAAAACGCGACATTGAACAGACCCGCGCCGACCTGGGCGGAAGCCATGGAAGCATGCGACAATCCCTTTGGTTCTGGAAAGTATTTCTCGGAGCTCTAGCTCTGTCTAAACACATGTCCATCGATACGCGGACTTCCACGCCTGAGAAATGGCCGTGCGAGGCGGAACTCGAAGAACTCTATGAATGGTTTCGCGACTGTGTTCGCGCTTGGAGTGCTGTCACTGGAACGACGGATTGGAAGGTTGTGCAGTCTAGACTAGCAATGTTCGCCTGGCCAGCGGCATTATCTCGCGATGGAAAGGAATTTGGCGCGAATATATGGGCTCAGATGAAGAAAACTTACGGCTGA
- a CDS encoding uncharacterized protein (COG:S;~EggNog:ENOG410PYBH) → MDKTTTPESLYHILLTTSHMGKNPNNVVEKVRIPGTYTSLLAAKSAAHSCLYEAGYEQDWFEHYETKPSLLEKHNGTPHLVVYATAPDGTAFRVRIDTTPNERKLTSDLADGRVGVPLYYVVQAAVEYTGDEGGVVRDINVQGTFGTYEEARKFASAVLLSSKDGVTRESFAEYTEAGPDERDCGYGDNVIVHAASDYGTNYLVSVVKTQELEAVKIAEAAMKIG, encoded by the coding sequence ATGGACAAAACAACCACCCCCGAAAGCCTCTACCACATCCTCCTGACAACCTCGCACATGGGCAAAAACCCTAACAACGTCGTCGAAAAAGTGCGTATCCCGGGGACATACACCTCGCTCCTCGCCGCAAAGTCAGCAGCGCACAGCTGTCTCTACGAGGCGGGCTACGAACAGGACTGGTTCGAGCACTACGAGACCAAACCCTCCCTGCTCGAGAAGCATAACGGCACGCCGCATCTGGTCGTCTACGCCACTGCGCCTGATGGGACGGCGTTCCGGGTGCGCATTGATACGACTCCGAATGAGAGAAAACTGACGAGTGATCTCGCGGATGGGAGGGTTGGGGTCCCGCTGTATTATGTTGTGCAGGCGGCGGTGGAATATACGGGGGACGAAGGAGGTGTAGTCCGGGATATCAATGTGCAGGGGACGTTTGGGACTTATGAAGAGGCGAGGAAGTTTGCGAGTGCTGTGTTACTTTCTAGTAAGGATGGAGTTACGAGGGAGAGCTTTGCGGAGTATACTGAGGCTGGGCCTGATGAGAGGGATTGTGGGTATGGGGATAATGTGATTGTGCATGCGGCGTCGGACTATGGGACGAACTATTTGGTGAGTGTGGTCAAGActcaggagctggaggctgTGAAGATTGCAGAGGCGGCGATGAAAATTGGTTGA
- a CDS encoding flavin-containing monooxygenase (COG:Q;~EggNog:ENOG410Q21Z;~InterPro:IPR036188;~PFAM:PF00743,PF13738,PF07992), with translation MYDEYPPLAALPQLTLHPSIDPARLDAAKIVNDWLTSFTESLSQGQSDSILGHFLEKESWWRDFVSFSWDIACHNGAEAICNYLTSSTVGFAEPKADQPGALQPQLADMGGLRFIQSGFGFKTKFGTGRGVLRLANVGPDQWKAWTVFTVLEQLNGQDELFSRRAKEAEMQAGAPSQTPPASDQTDSNLQVLVVGAAGLAIAAHLKHLGITYLVVDKASEAGDSWRDRYDTIKSHTTTFSDHYPFLKYPTNWPRYLDKERIVKWMGHYEDILGLNIKRATLASKIQYNESTQRYSIELQGKDSVQTVNPKHLILATGPFSATPIQPTFPDKDLFKGQVYHTAEHKSAALVPEVQNKRVTIIGAGTSAHDVAQDFVNHGAKTVTMVQRHPIFVTSLDANAKIQMALWNTPGLSTEDADLLGNSLPIAVVRTLSVGATQMMAAYDKVMLDGLERAGLAVKRGEQGDSLVDHQLIKTGHFYIDQGASQMIIDGRIQIRRCEEGVQGYSPEGIVLVDGTEIKSDIIILATGFERCVKAIGALMGGDVMDKVGEICAMDDSQERIGVWRPTGMPGFWYTAGSFLWSRQFSPILALQIDAIERGLNRQ, from the exons ATGTATGATGAATATCCACCCTTGGCGGCCCTGCCGCAACTCACCCTGCACCCATCCATAGACCCAGCACGCCTCGATGCAGCCAAGATCGTCAATGACTGGCTTACCTCTTTCACAGAGAGTTTATCTCAGGGCCAGTCAGACAGTATTCTAGGCCACTTCCTTGAAAAGGAGTCGTGGTGGCGAGACTTTGTTTCTTTCTCGTGGGATATCGCATGCCACAATGGAGCTGAGGCTATATGCAACTACCTCACCAGTTCAACTGTTGGATTTGCAGAGCCAAAAGCAGATCAACCAGGTGCATTACAACCACAGCTCGCTGATATGGGCGGACTGCGGTTCATCCAATCCGGGTTTGGCTTCAAGACCAAGTTCGGTACTGGGAGAGGTGTTCTGAGGCTGGCCAACGTGGGACCAGATCAGTGGAAGGCTTGGACGGTGTTCACCGTACTTGAGCAACTGAATGGACAGGACGAGCTGTTTTCACGCAGGGCAAAGGAAGCAGAGATGCAGGCTGGTGCTCCTAGTCAAACACCGCCAGCAAGCGACCAGACTGACAGTAACCTGCAAGTCTTGGTGGTTGGAGCAG CTGGCCTTGCAATTGCTGCGCATCTGAAGCATCTAGGTATCACGTATCTCGTCGTGGACAAGGCATctgaagctggagactcGTGGCGAGATAGATACGACACGATCAAATCACACACTACTACATTCTCAGACCACTATCCATTCCTGAAATACCCGACCAACTGGCCCCGCTACCTCGACAAGGAACGCATTGTTAAATGGATGGGCCACTATGAGGATATCCTGGGCCTCAACATCAAGCGTGCCACACTCGCGAGCAAGATCCAGTACAATGAGTCGACGCAACGATACTCGATCGAGCTCCAGGGCAAAGACAGCGTCCAGACCGTCAATCCTAAGCATCTCATCCTGGCCACCGGCCCATTTAGTGCTACCCCGATTCAACCTACATTCCCTGACAAGGATCTATTCAAGGGCCAGGTCTATCACACAGCCGAACACAAATCAGCAGCCCTAGTGCCAGAGGTGCAGAACAAAAGAGTCACAATAATCGGAGCCGGAACCAGTGCGCATGATGTCGCCCAGGATTTCGTCAACCACGGGGCGAAGACTGTAACGATGGTTCAGCGTCATCCTATATTTGTTACATCTCTTGATGCGAATGCAAAGATCCAGATGGCGCTTTGGAATACTCCGGGACTCAGCACCGAGGACGCAGACCTTCTAGGCAACTCGCTGCCGATTGCTGTTGTTCGCACTCTCAGTGTTGGAGCAACACAGATGATGGCGGCATACGATAAAGTTATGCTGGATGGTTTGGAAAGGGCCGGACTAGCAGTGAAGAGGGGAGAGCAAGGGGACAGTCTGGTGGACCATCAGCTCATCAAGACAGGTCATTTCTACATTGACCAAGGAGCATCCCAAATGATAATCGACGGCAGAATCCAGATACGGAGGTGTGAAGAAGGTGTGCAGGGGTACTCTCCAGAGGGAATAGTCCTGGTCGATGGCACCGAAATCAAGTCTGACATTATTATTTTGGCAACGGGGTTCGAACGCTGTGTCAAAGCGATCGGGGCGCTGATGGGCGGGGATGTTATGGACAAGGTAGGGGAAATATGCGCCATGGATGACAGCCAAGAACGAATTGGG GTCTGGAGGCCGACTGGGATGCCAGGATTCTGGTATACGGCGGGCAGCTTTTTGTGGTCGAGACAATTCTCTCCCATTCTCGCTTTACAGATTGATGCTATAGAGCGCGGGCTGAACAGACAGTAG
- a CDS encoding indoleamine 2,3-dioxygenase (COG:E;~EggNog:ENOG410PFRQ;~InterPro:IPR037217,IPR000898;~PFAM:PF01231;~go_function: GO:0020037 - heme binding [Evidence IEA];~go_function: GO:0046872 - metal ion binding [Evidence IEA];~go_process: GO:0019441 - tryptophan catabolic process to kynurenine [Evidence IEA]): MLPPIPIPADYGVSPDSGFLPSEPPLEQLPDPYYSKWEWIASNIQGLLLSRRIRGVVDTMPSLSTSYLQTEPEWMRAYSILGFILHGYVWAGPMPAERIPPQLTVPLLQVCDHLELPPVASYAGLVLWNFKPIFQDEPLGDLDNLACINTLTGSLDEQWFYLISVAIEARGGPAISLVLQAIAGARVGNTLVVTKCLQALAEMIDEIGTLLERMYEHCDPYVFYNRIRPYLAGSKNMADAGLPNGLLYDDGKNPEYRQYGGGSNAQSSLIQFIDIALGVEHRPTGETRAAPSEEQGVPAAPRHGFIQEMRSYMPGSHRRFLEHTSAVANIREYVEARKSDKALSLAYDACLSMLRSMRTKHIQMVSRYIINPSQNARGRPTTTLNLATARNNEKPDGSKLRGTGGTALIPFLKQARDETGEPAVDAWARRLLTTGSVEPGFASLSKLGEHPDGHLQVVGLSGTWAADDSEGGICHW; encoded by the exons ATGCTTCCTCCTATCCCTATTCCCGCAGACTACGGCGTCTCGCCAGACTCTGGCTTCCTTCCTTCCGAGCCCCCTCTCGAGCAGTTACCTGATCCCTACTACTCCAAGTGGGAATGGATAGCCTCCAATATCCAGGGCCTTTTGCTGAGCAGGAGGATACGCGGAGTTGTTGATACTATGCCTTCGCTCTCAACGTCATATCTTCAGACGGAACCAGAGTGGATGAGAGCATACTCTATTTTGGGGTTCATTCTTCATGGCTACGTATGGGCTGGTCCCATGCCAGCAGAG AGAATACCACCTCAGCTGACCgttcccctcctccaagtTTGTGACCACCTTGAGCTACCCCCCGTAGCATCATACGCAGGCCTAGTCCTCTGGAACTTCAAGCCAATCTTTCAAGATGAGCCTCTGGGCGACCTGGATAACCTAGCCTGCATCAACACACTCACCGGCTCGTTGGACGAGCAATGGTTCTACCTCATCTCCGTTGCCATTGAAGCCCGCGGTGGCCCCGCTATCTCATTAGTACTGCAAGCAATCGCCGGTGCTCGGGTTGGAAACACCCTCGTCGTGACGAAATGCTTGCAGGCGCTAGCAGAAATGATAGACGAGATTGGAACTTTACTGGAAAGGATGTACGAGCATTGCGACCCTTATGTGTTCTACAACCGCATCAGACCGTATCTAGCAGGGAGCAAGAACATGGCTGATGCGGGCCTTCCCAATGGCCTGCTGTACGACGATGGGAAGAACCCCGAATACCGTCAGTACGGAGGTGGGAGTAACGCTCAGAGCTCATTGATCCAATTCATCGACATTGCCTTGGGCGTCGAGCACCGACCCACAGGAGAGACCCGTGCTGCGCCCTCTGAGGAACAAGGGGTTCCAGCAGCGCCTCGCCACGGCTTCATCCAGGAGATGCGTTCCTACATGCCAGGCTCCCACCGGCGGTTCTTAGAACACACCAGCGCCGTCGCAAATATCCGCGAATACGTCGAAGCTCGCAAGTCCGACAAAGCCTTGTCTTTGGCATATGACGCGTGCCTGTCGATGCTCCGATCAATGAGAACTAAACACATCCAGATGGTCTCACGATACATCATCAACCCGTCCCAAAATGCACGGGGCCGGCCCACAACAACCCTGAACCTCGCCACCGCCAGGAACAACGAGAAGCCCGACGGCAGCAAACTACGTGGGACAGGCGGCACCGCACTGATCCCATTTCTCAAGCAGGCTCGAGACGAGACGGGCGAGCCCGCGGTCGACGCCTGGGCGCGGAGATTACTGACGACTGGGTCTGTGGAACCAGGGTTTGCGTCGCTCAGTAAATTGGGCGAGCATCCTGATGGACACCTGCAGGTGGTTGGTCTATCGGGGACGTGGGCTGCAGACGATAGCGAGGGCGGAATATGTCATTGGTAG